From the Planktothricoides raciborskii GIHE-MW2 genome, the window ACATTTTGCCAATCGCCATATCTGTCCCCACCGCCAACACCCGACGACAAGACAGCGATCGGGCTTTACCTCCACCCACTCCGAGTCCGGGGGGTTCCTGACGCACGTCCCAAATCCACTGACCTTCCCGCAGCATTTGCCGCAATGCCGGTTTTTGGCCAAAAAAAGTATGTAAGCCATTCACCAAAGAAAGTCCAGAGGCGATCGCTGCCTCAATTTCTTGCACCCAATCATCGGGCAAAGCGCCCCCAGATGGGGCAATCCCAATCGCCAAAACATTCGGCTGATAAACTAACGCCTCACCCACCGATGCCACAATCGGCACATCCTGGGCAACTCCTGTCAGTTCAAACAAATTTTTTCCCGCACAATCGCGATCGATCGCCGCCACAATTTGCGCTTGACTATAACGCAGTAGGGTTAAACCTGTTTTCCCTGTCTGCCCCAAAATGCCGCCATGCAGCAGAATCGCCACCCGATGACTACTGGTTAAAAACATCTCTATTTCACTCCTAAACCTGGTAAATAATTCGGCATCAAACACCCATTATCCATAATCGCGCCGGTAAAAGGATCGTCCGTTAAATTCATATGACTATCCAAATCTAGATAATCCGCCAAAGGGGACAGATGCGCCATAGCCGTATTCGCCAATATACTATCAGAATAACAACCAAACATCACCTTTAACTTACAAGCTTTTGCCGTATAAATTGCTCGCATAGCTTCCGTTAAGCCTCCACATTTCATTAACTTAATATTCACCCCATGCACCCGGTCAGCCAACTTGGGAATATCCACACTGGTAAAACAGCTTTCATCCACAAAAATCGGTAAAGGGGCTTGTTCATAAAGTTCTAATAATTGCTTTCTCTCTTTCACCGGCAGCGGTTGTTCCACATATTCCACCCCATGAGTGGCTAACCACGCACACATTTTTTTCGCATCTTTCAGATTCCAACCGGCATTGGCATCAACACTAATTTTCGTCCCTTCTGGGGCGGATTCCAACACTGCCATAAACATCGCTTGATCCGCAGCAATTCCTGCCGGAGAACCCAGTTTAATTTTTATCGCTTTTACCGGAGTAACATTCAGCCAATCTCGCAATCTTTCTTTTGCCCCTGCGGGGGAATTAATCCCAATAGTGACAGAAGTAGGAACAATATTTGCCAGTTGTAATCCCCACAATTTCCACAAAGGCATTCCGACTTTTTTGCCTAACCAATCATGTAAAGCCACATCAATGGCTGCTTTCGCCGCTGAAGGCATTTTCATGGTCTTGATAATTCTTTCTATTCTTTGGCGATCGCAGGGATCAAGACTATCAGCAATCATTGACATTCGTTGCAAACCATCGACGATATCCGCCGTTGTTTGCTGCATTTCTCCAATAGAAAAAGGAGTCGCCTCTCCCCAGCCTGAAATTCCATCTTGTTCGATTTTCACCAAAACATTTTGACTCTCAGCCGTCGTGCCCCGACTAATCGTCAAAGCAAAGCGTTTATGCACCGTAAAAGTTTCGATGGAAAGTTTCATAATTTGAATCAATTTGAAATACAATAATCATATCGGGCATCAGATCGGGTTTTAATCGCTGATGTAGGGTGGGCATTCCCCACCCATTCCCTATATACAGGTTTTAAATATAGAGAATAGAGAAAGGGTCAGTCTTTTGTAAATCAGTCCCTAGCAAATTTGCATAAAACCGATTATCTTTAAACTAACCTAAGTTTAAATCTCCATTAACCGCCAGTATGATTGCCCTTTTATCTTCTGTCATTCCCGTAGCCTTGATTGTCCTGATGGGGTTTTATGCCGGTAAAACCCTAGAATTAGATCAGCCGACTCTCTCTCGTGTAGTCCTCTATGTTCTTTCTCCCGCTTTAATTGTGGATAGCTTATATCGTACCACAATGAATACCGAAAATATGCTGGGCATTTTTGCGGGATTTATCCTCACTTATCTGTTATTATGTTTGTTGGTATGGGTAGTGGGAAAACAATTTAGCTTATCACCAGCCACCCAAAAAAGTTTACTAGCTACCACCTCTTTTCCCAATACCGGAAATCTGGGTTTGCCGGTCAATTTATTTGCCTTTGGGGAAGCAGGTTTAGAACGGGCGATCGTCTATCTTATCGCCTCTAGTCTTGTCACTTTTAGCACCGGCCCAGCTTTTTTGAAAGGGGGAAGTTTTTGGTCTGGATTGCGGTTTACCCTGAAACTGCCGCTAATTTGGGCGATGGTTTTTGGCGTATTGTTGCGGTTATTTGGTAGTGAATTACCGTTTAAATTAGATCAGGGTTTACATCTGGTAGCCCAAGCCGCAGTGCCGATCGCCTTATTACTATTAGGAATGCAAATTGCCAATAGTACCTGGCAATTTTCCCCCTATGAAGGGGCGGCAAGTTTTATGCGTTTAGTGGTGGGTTCAGTGGTGGCATACTTATCAGGCAAACTCTTAGGATTAACCGGCTTAGATTTGCAAGTTTTGGTCTTACAAAGTTCAATGCCAGCGGCAGTTAATTCCTTTTTAATGGTAAACGAATTTGGCGGCGATGCCCCCAGAACTGCTAGAGTAGTGGTGGCTTCTACTTTATTGGGATTTGTCACCTTGCCCGTGGTAATTTGGGCGATCGCTGACTTATAGCGCTTCGCGCTGGGAGGGAATAGGTAATAGGGAACAGGGAACAAGAAAAACGTCAACGGCGTTTTGAGAATTAAACTGTAATAGCAGAGGAAAATGTACAATTACATAACATTAGACTCCTGGCAAAATACCGATATCGCTCCCCCCAACCCCCCTTAAAAAGGGTGGTTTTTAGAATAAAAGCAATAATTTTATTATATTATCATATAACCTTATACAACCAATAAATTATCTACTAAAATCTAAGCAATATGAATTTTGCTCCCGCATTTCCAAAAGAAAAAATTAATCAGATTCTCTGTATTGTCTTATTATTCAGTTCCACCCTATTTCCTTTACGGATTTTACCAGGAAATACCCGGATTGATAGTCTGCTGATTCCCATCGCCGCTTGCTTATTAATTTTTCAGAATTTAACCCACTGGCAAACGGTCTGGAAAACCAATAGAAAAATATTATTAACTTTGACCTTATTTTATGGCTGGATTTGGGTTTGTGCGGCGTTTAGTCTTTATGTAAAAACGGCGATTAAATATAATATCATGTATTCGATTGATATTTTAATATTTTTAGCATTTTTGCTAATGACTGTCGCTCATAACCTGACCAACATATATCACAAATATCATAGAATTATTTTTAATTTTTTAGCTTTGCTGGGATTTATCGGATTGGTCGAATATTTTTTTCCAGAGAACTGGTTTTTTGAAGTATTCGGAGCCTATAACTATCTGGGTCACTATCCCCAAGTCAGTTCATTAATGCAAAATCCCAATCAGTTTGGCACAGTTATGGCGATTGGGTTGGGTCTGGGGATGATTTTAAAAAAAGCACGAGTAATCCAGGATTATGAGTTTTATCCAGGAATGTTTTGCTTATTTATGTCCCTGGCTTTAGCCGCGAGTCGGAATGCCTGGATTGTGTTTGTTTTATTGATGGTATTGGGATTAATTTATCGGCTACTAACCCTGAAGGAAGCAATTATTTATAGTGCAATTTTTATCTTTACCTTACTATTTTTTCCGATTCCCACCTACCGCTTGGGACTCAAAGGTAGTGAGATTTTCCCCTTGATTGATTGGTTGACCCAGACTCAGGCAGAACCCAGGGGTTCAATTCCCGATCCTCAAAGTACCGCCATGTCCAGATTTCTCCTGTGGAAAACCGCGATCGCGCAAATTATTCAGCATCCGATTACGGGCATTGGCATTGGGGTTTTTGCCGAACATATTAGCCCACAAGTGATGGGACGGGTGGGATTACACGCCCATAATATTTTTCTAAATATCGGCGCCGAAACCGGCATTCCTGGATTGTTGATTTTTTTAGGTTTGTTAGGCCAAATTATGCTTCAAGCCACTCTGAAAAATGGGCCGGTGATTATTTTTGTAATTCTCTTATTAGTGTCACAATTACCCGACTTTTTTATCGCCGATTTCACCTTTATGATAGTGGCGCTATATTTCTTGGCGATCGCCTGTCAGCAGGGGAGCGAGGGTGTAGGGTGTAGGGTGTAGGGTGTAGGGGTTTGAGGGGGTGTAGGGTGTAGGGTGTAGGGTGTAGGGGTTTGAGGATGCATAGGATGCATAGGATGCATAGGATGCATAGGATGCATAGGATGCATAGGAAAATTCTCTCTTTTCTTTTCTCTATTCTCTTTTCTCTATTCTCTTTTCTCTCTTCCCCCCACACCGATGGCGGCCGATGGCGGCCCCCCAATTAAAAACCCCCAGCGATCGCCGGGGGTTTTTAACTTTGACATTATTTTATAATAACTGCCAGATTGATCGTCAATTAAACTGGATTAAATGACTAACTCATCGAGGCACCAGAGCGATCGTAGCTCGTCCGCACATCTGAGCGGATTTGGCCTTGAATGGTGGTGCAACCGTCGTCCGTGGTATCAAGACCCACTTCTTCATTAGTGCGAGCCAACATTGCTTGTTGACGATTTTTAGCCGTGTGATGGTGACGCATCATTAAATCGCGGGCTTGATCTTCAGTAGACATAGAACGTTTCTCCAAAAAATGTATTGATAATGTTGCTTAATTGACGGCTGTAATCAAGGATAATTGTTAGCTCATGGTCGAGCCAGAACGGTCATAACTGCTGCGGAAATCCGATCGCACTTTGCCTTGAATTTTGGTGCAATAGTCAGCGGCATCGATTCCCACTTCTTCAGCGCTACGGGTCAACATAGATTGTTGACGATTTTTGACCATTAAAGAATGACGCATCATTAAAGCGCGGGCTTGATCTTGAGCAGACATAGAATTATCCTCCAGGAAATTTATTATTGTTTTTCTTCAACTCAAAAACTTAAAGTAAGGTCATCGCGGGGCTAAATTTTGCGAAAACCCGATTACATTTTGCCTTGAATCTTGCTGTTATCAGGGGCATTCAGACCCACTTCTTCGGCACTACGAGCTAACATAGCTTGCTGACGATTTTTGGCTAAATGAGAGTGACGCATCATTAAAGCGCGGGCTTGATCTTGTGTAGACATCGAATTAATCTCCAGAAAATTTATTATCGTTTTTGTTCAACTGAAATAGCGGTCAGATGGAATTAAGATGGATTAAGATGGGATGAATCCCTAGCTCATGGTGGATCCAGAGCGATCATAGCTAACGCGGAAATCCGATCGCATTTTGCCTTGAATCTTGCTGCAATAGTCGCCGACATCAACACCGACTTCTTCAGCGCTGCGGGTCAACATGGACTGCTGGCGATTCTTGACCATTTGCGAGTGACGCATCATTAAAGCGCGGGCTTGATCTTGAGTAGACATTCTAATTGCCTCCTACTTCCTGAGTGGTGCTCAGTGGGTTGTTTGTCTTGACTCTTTTACTATAAACCATAATTCTGTATTAAAAAATACTATTTTTGTTTTTGTAATAAAACTTAACATTTGACCATAAAATGACTCAAATTCTTGAATGGCAAGTGTTTTGAGTTTTTTCTGCCCCCAAAATATAAGAAAATATCAGAAAACCCTGACAATTTTTTTTCGGGAAAAAATCCCTTGATTCCGTAGCGGTACAGAGAGTTTTAGCCAAAAATATGCAAATTAAATGAATTTAAAATTTATTTTGCGCCGCTACTGCTCAAAAATTGGCTCAAAAAGCTGTGGCGCGATCGCCTCTGGTCAACCCAGAAGATGCTAGAAAAGAACCGGGGATGGTGGGATGGGGGGTTAATTCCCGCCAGTGAGTCCCATGATTCTCCGGCTTGAAATTAACTGCGAAAATTAACTGCAAACGATATTGTCTTATGGGTTTTCGGCAACTGGCAACCGGGCTACTGATTTTACTGACGCTGTTTTGCCCTTTACCAGCTTGGGCACAAGCCACCAAATACTATCCGCCGCCTGCGTCCTACTCCCACTCCGTGCAAACCGGCAAGGACTTTTCTGGGCAAAATCTGCGATCGGCGGAGTTTGCTAATTCTAGCTTACAACGGACGAATTTTAGCCAAGTCCAAGCAGAAGGGGCGATTTTCAGTGGTTCCGTAATGACTGAAGCCTCTTTATCTAGCGGTGATTTTACCAATGCCATGCTGGATTTAACGGATTTTACCGGGTCGGATTTTCGTGATGCGGTGTTTGTGGAGGCGATTTTCCTCGGTTCTACTTTCGATCGCGTGGATATCACTGGGGCTGATTTCACCGATGCGCTTTTAGATGGGGCACAGGTAAAACAACTCTGTGCGATCGCCACTGGGGTAAATTCTAAGACGGGTGTAAAAACCCGCGATTCTTTATTTTGTCCTTAAGTTATGAAACGAATCGGAGTCATCGGTGGCGGACAACTTGCTTGGATGATGGCAAGTGCGGCCAAAAAATTGGGTGTGTCCTTAGTGGTGCAGACACCCCATCTCACAGACCCCGCAGTTCCCCTTGCTTCAGACGTAATCCAAGCCGCGATCGCCGATGGGTCAGCCACGGCCCAGTTAGCCAAAATCTGTGATGTGATTACCTTTGAAAACGAGTTTGTGGATCTCGATGCTTTAGGGAAACTCGAACAACAGGGAATTTGTTTTCGACCCAAGCTATCCGTCTTAGCCCCTTTGCTGGATAAATACGATCAGCGATGCTACTTACGAGACATTGGGCTACCCGTCCCCAAATTTATCGCCGTGGAAAACCGGGAATCCTTCGCCCAACTAGGGGCGGAAATTGGTTGGCCATTGGTAATGAAAGCCCGACGCCACGGCTATGACGGCCAAGGGACGGTGATTCTGCGGGATTTGCCTGCCTTAGAAGCCGCTTGGGAAAAATGGGGCTGTCCGTCAGTATTAATAGAAGAGTTTGTGCCGTTTGAGCAAGAATTAGCGATCGTTGCGGCGCGATCGCCCTCTGGGGAAATAGCCATTTATCCCATTGTCCAAACCCAACAGGAAAATCAAGTCTGTCACCGAGTCATTGTTCCCGCAGACATTTCCCCTGCCTTGGCGACAGAGTGCCAACAGATTGCCCAAACCTTACTCAATAGTCTAGAAGCCGTGGGCATCTTTGGCATTGAACTCTTTTTAGCCCCAGGCGATCGCCTATTAGTCAATGAAATCGCCCCACGGACGCACAACTCCGGCCACTTCAGCCAAGACGGGGCAAAAACCTGCCAATTTGAGCAACATCTCCGGGCCGTCAGTGACTTGCCCCTGGGCAGTACCGAACTCATCGGCCAAGGCGCCCTCATGGTCAACCTCTTGGGATATGAATCCTCCCATGACGACTATCAAGCCAAACGACAACAACTGGCGCAAATTCCCAGCGCCCGCGTCCACTGGTACGGCAAAAGCGAATCCCGTCCGGGACGTAAACTCGGTCATGTCAATGTCGTCCTTGACCAAAAAACCGACCATGAACCCGTATCTGCCACCCTGAGTAAAATTGCTCAAACCATAGAATCGATTTGGTATCCTCATCAGGATTAGCAAACAGGATTAGCAAATATTTTTGTTGGGACTATTGCAATAAAAACCAAATTCGGTACAATAGAAACAGGTAAAGCTGCAACGTTGGTGACTGCCAATACTGTTTTATGATCTATGCTTTATCTATAAGGGAACCAAAAATAGATCCAGTGGCAGTAGACCGAGCTTGTACTCGGAAACTTTAAACAGGACATAATGTTCCCACCTGACGTTCGTCAGGTCAAAAACTGAGGTAAAACGGCGTTGCGGTGAGCCATTTCCCCTTAACTAGCAGGTGCTAGAAAGGGGCTTTTTTTTATCTTGGTTTGGGAAGAGAGGGTGTGGGGCCGCCATCGGCCGCCATCGGCCGCCATCGGTGTGGGGGGAAGAGAGAAAAGAGAATAGAGAAAAGAGAATAGAGAATTTTCCTATGCATCCTATGCATCCTATGCATCCTATGCATCCTATGCATCCTCTCTTCCCCTACACCCTACACCCTACACCCTACACGACGGCGGCTTCCCCCTACACCCTACACCCTACACCCTACACCCCGCTCCCATGCAAATAACAAATAACGAATAACAAAATTAACCGATCTTCCGTTTACGGTTCGGTAAGATTATAATCTTGGATGTTCTATCGCCGAAAAAAATTGCTTATGGCTCGGTACACTAGCTTTTATCGTATTGCCTGCGATCCAGACCGTCTTGGACTATTGGTGGCAGATATTTTGCAGTCTTGTCATTTTCATATTCTTTATGAAAGTGATGATTACATCATGGCTAGAGAAATCTCAGCCGATGTGCCATTTTCTAAGCTAGTCACCGTAGAAGTTACCCTAACAAAAAAATACAAATACGATGAGGAAGTCCGGATGAATGTGGTAGTAAAAACTGATGCTTTACCTTTGCACGCAGATAATCATTGTCGGCAAATCTTTGATTTGATTTGCGAGGTGATTCACGATACTAGGCAGTGGCAAATTCTGGAACAAGCAGTGGGATAAAATTAAAAGAGAATGATATGAACGAGCCTCTCTCATTGATTGGATCGCAAACCCTGTTTAAAAAATTGGTTTAATAGGAAGTAGAGACGTTATCGCTAACGTCTCTACATAAAATCAGAAAGATGGTTCAAGGTGGCTAATTTTTCTGGGTTGTGATTGGTGAAAGTAATTTTGCCCGCCGCAATAGTAAAGAATTGGTGACAACACTCACGGAACTAAAGGCCATCATTGCCCCGGCTGTTGAGGGGCTGAGAATGATGCCCCATTGGGGTAAAAGTAGCCCCGCCGCAATGGGAATTCCTAGGGTATTGTAGACGAATGCCCAAAATAAGTTTTGGCGAATTTTGTTAAAGGTGGCGCGACTGAGTTGGATAGATTTCACTACATCAATTAAGCTGTTACGCATTAACACAATGCCCGCAGTTTCTACGGCTACGTCGGTACTGCCATGTAAGCTAATGCCAATGTCCGCTTGGGCTAAGGCTGGGGCGTCGTTGATGCCGTCGCCAACCATTGCTACTATATGACCGGCAGTTTGTAAGGTGCCGATCGCCTGGGCCTTGGCTGCGGGAAGGACACCGGCAAATACATCATTTTCCTCAATTCCCAGTTGTTGCGCGATCGCCTGGGCAGTTTCGGGGCGATCGCCGGTCAGCATGACGACCCGCAAACCCATGTCCTGTAAATTTTTTACGGTTTCTTTAGCATCCGGTCTAAGTTGGTCTTTGAGGGCAATGCATCCTCGCAGTTGATTTTCCAGGGCAACATAGACCAAGGTTTTACCTGAGAATGACTCATTTTCTGACTCATTTTCTGACTCATTTTCTAACTCATTTTCTACAGGTTCTAAGGTAATCCCATGCTGTTGTAACCATTGGGCAGTCCCCACGAGAACCTTTTCCCCGGCAACGGTGGCAGAAATCCCTAAACCCGGTTCGGTATAAAAGTCTTTAGCATCGAGAAGCGGTAAACCTTGCTGTTCGGCGGCTTGTAAAATTGCGATCGCCAGGGGGTGATTTGTCCCTTGTTCCGCGCTGGCAGCCAGTTGCAACAGTTTTTCCTGACTTTTCGCCCCTTCGCTAACTTCCCCTAGTAAAATACAATCTGTCACCACGGGATAACCAGCGGTGAGGGTGCCGGTTTTATCAAAAATTACGGTATCTAATTGTTTGACTCGTTCGAGAATATCTCCGCCGCGAATCAGTAAACCCTGTTCTGCCCCCACCCCAGTCCCGACTAAGATCGCGGTGGGTGTGGCAAGACCGAGGGCACAAGGACAGGCAATGACTAGGACGGCGATCGCTAATTTTAAACTTAATAATAGCGGTGAGGGGTGAACGGGCATTTCGGCGACATGGGTGAGGGAATGCCCCACAGCGATCGCGTCTGGCCAAATTTTGCTGCCTGCAAAGTACCAGAATAAAAAGGTGAAAGTGGCAATGGTCATTACCCCATAAGTAAAATAACCGGCCACTGTATCGGCTAATTGTTGAACTGGGGCTTTGCGAGTTTGGGCTTGTTCTACCAAACGGATAATTTGGGCCAGGGTGGTGTCCGACCCGGTACGAGTGACCCGGAAGGCGATCGCCCCGGACTGATTCAAACTCCCCCCGGTGACTATATCTCCTGGTTGTTTGGCTACGGGGATAGCTTCCCCAGTCAGCATCGATTCATTAACGCTGGTATTGCCGAGAACCACTTCCCCATCTACGGGGATTTTTTCTCCGGGCAATACTTGCAAAAATTCCCCAACTCGGACACGGTCGGCGGGAATTTCTATGGCGGATGCGGGATTTTGCAGGGTTTGGGCGTCGGCTGATTTGCCCAAAAGTCGGGCGGTGGTTGGTTTGAGGGTCAGCAATGCTTGTAATGAAGCAGCGGCGCGGTGTCTCGCCAGTTTTTCCAGGGTACGACCGAGGAGGATGAAACCCAGTAACATTACAGGTTCATCAAAGAAACATTCCCAGCCGAGTTTTGGATAAAGCAGGGCAACGGTACTGGCAAAATATGCACTCAAAGCGCCCAAACCCACTAAGGTGTTCATGTTGGGGCTGCCATGCCACCAACCGCGCCAACCGTCGAGGACGATCGCCCGTCCGGGAAGTAATAGGGCGGCGGTGGCGAGGCCAAAATGAAACCAAATTCCCCCCAGCCAAGGGAAATGAACGATATGTCCGACGCCAGAAAGGACGATCAGCAAGGCAGCGATCGCTAGTTGGGCAATAGTGGCGCGAATTTCTTGCTGTTGGCGTTTGATGACTTCCGTGTAGGGGCGATCGCCCATTAGTGGATTAAACGCCGGACGCGGTTGGGTGGGAAAACCCGTGGCGGTGAGGCGATCGGCCAGTTCCACGGGGTTGACTGCCCCGACTTGGCATTCCACCGCAGCCATTTCCGTCACCAGGTTCACACAAGCAGAAATCACCCCAGACTGTTGGGTTAACTGACGTTCCACCGCTTTGACACAGCCCGCACATTTCATTCCCCCCACGTCCAGGACGATGGTTTCTACAGGAATTTTTAGATTTATTTCCGAATTATTCACCATTAAATTTGCAAATTTGCGATATTTTGCGATCGATTTAAGTTTCTATTGCAGTTATAGCAACCTGCTAATTATAGATGCAAATCATCTAGAGAATTTGACGATAAAATTTTAAGGGTAATCCGGTGCGCCGCTTCACATCAATTACGGTTTTATAGTCGCCCCTTTGTTCGCGTTCGTTGACAATTTTCATGGCTACAGCAGAGTCAAGTCCGCAAGCGACTAACTCGGAAATTGAATGGGTATTTAACCGCCGCCAAGATAAGTCTAATTCTTTTTTATAGTCGTAAGTAAAGGTAATCAACGGGGTAATTCGCTTGACGGTACTTTCGGGAATTCCCACCAAGTCGGTTAATTCCTCTGGGTCGGTAAAAATATAGCCTTCATTGCGTAAAGCTTCAATATCATTGGCATAGACAATGGGCAGTTCTAATTGATAAACCAGTTCGTTTTTAGAACATTGATTGATGTCAAGTTTGTCCCGCAAACCGGCAATTATTGACGAGGTTACTGCATCCTCTGGTAAGGGCAAGTGCTTGGGATAGGTTTTAATCAAAAAGGGTTTTCTGAGATAAAATGCTAACCCAATTTGCGTCAACCAAATCGGCAGAAACCAGGGAGTTTCTGTTAAAAATAATGCCCCCCCGGTTAACGTTAATCCCAAGGCGATCCAAGAGTTGGTCTTGGTTTTTTCCCCGGCAAAGGCGATCGCCAATCCGCCAAACCCTGGAACCGCAGACCACCAGACCCATTTGGGAATTTGTTGAAACCAATTTGAATTATTTTGTGGCACTTTCACTTAATCTATTTGATTCGCTATATTCTACAAGTTATTTAATAATTTTTGGCGTTTTTCTTCATATTCTTCCGCCGTAATCACTCCTTCCTCATATAATTTTTTCAATTCAAATAAGGTTTGGGTAACCCGATCAGCAGAAAGTCCGGGCTGGGAATTGCTGTAATTCTGAGGCAGCATTGACCAATTATATTTTCGGTTAAAGGCTTCTTCAGATGTGAGGACTAACCCAATAAAATCAAAAATTGCTAAAATCGCCGGAATAAATGTCCAACTAAATAGGAAGTATAGCAAACCGGCTACATTATTTCCTAAGTAAAATTTATGAATGCCAATCCCACCTAAAAAAAAGGCAAGCAGAGCAGCAACCCATTTATTTTTCATAACCTTTCCTTGCAACTGTCAGTGATTGATTTTGGACACACTCCCGATGGTGCGGACGAAGCATTGGTGACTAAATCTTTGGCAGCCAATTAAAGATGATGGCGGCCAATAGTCCCCCCTCTACTTGATTTTATTAAATTTGCTTGATTTAGCTAAAAGAAAATAAATCCCCAGCAGACCAACGGGAATTTCCAGAATAATAAAATAACTTTTTAACAGAACAGATAGTCCGGTGGCGGAAGTTAAAGAAAACGCCAAGATGCCAAACCCTGCGTAGGGGATAAACCGCCAGAAGTTTAGATAGGCTTGGGTTAGGGGATGATGGGAGTCTGCCATATTGTTGCGCGACCAATTCTATATAAGTAGGACTTACGCAAATTGCTTTATACAACTGTTATTCAACCCTTTTAGGTTGGGGTGAGAAAGCGCGATCGCGCCCTACCAGATATAGAGGTAATGCGTAAGTCCTAATAATAATATTGTGACGCTCAACTGGCTGAAACGTCAAGGGATCCCCCCTGGGCGGTAGGGGCTGGGGGGATGAGGGGCTGGGGGCTGGGGGGCTGGGGAGAGTGAATAGTGAATAGTGAATAGTAAATAATGAATAGTGAATAATGAATAGTGAATAATGAATAGTGAATAGTGATAATTCTTTTGTACGGGCGTCCTTGCGAAGCATAATCCGTCAGGCTATATGGCCAGAAAGCCCCTACGACTTTTCACTTTCCCCGCGCCCCTGCGGGAATCAAAGGATTTGCTGTTAAGCCTTGGTTTTCCTATTTTGATTAGCTAGTTTTGATTAGCTAATCTGACCCAAAAATTCATTTTTATTTCACGGTTATTTCATTTTTATTTCATTTTTTGCCAATAAAAAAATTGCCTAAATTCAGAAAAAATTTGTGTTAGATTTATAGCAGAATAAAACCAGAATCAAACTTGAGTAGGGCATCGGTAATGGATCTCGTTAGTAGTATATTAATTGCTTTTGGTTTATCCGCAGATGCTTTTGCGGTGTCTGTGAGTAGTGGCATGACCCTCAAAGGGGTGAGAATTGAGGACGCCGTAAGAATTGCGACGTTTTTTGGCGGTTTTCAAGCGTTTATGCCGGTGGTCGGATGGTGGGCAGGGATGGGATTTCGCGATGCGATCGCCACCTTTGACCATTGGATTGCATTTGGTTTACTAGCTTTCATTGGTGGTAAAATGATTTATGAGGCGCTGCATCCCGATACGGATGAAGATAATGTTCGGGATACCCGCAATCTTTATACGTTATTGCTGTTAGCGATCGCCACCAGTATTGATGCGTTAGCGGTGGGTTTAGGATTTTCTTTGCTATCAATTTCTATCTCTTTGCCAGTGATTCTGATTGGTGTGATTACGTTTATGATGTCATTTTGTGGCGTTTTTTTGGGCAAAAAATTTGGCGAATTGTTTTCTAGTCAAGTAGAAATTATTGGCGGCTGTATTTTAATTTTGATTGGCACAAAAATTTTATTTGAACATCTA encodes:
- a CDS encoding helix-hairpin-helix domain-containing protein; amino-acid sequence: MKVPQNNSNWFQQIPKWVWWSAVPGFGGLAIAFAGEKTKTNSWIALGLTLTGGALFLTETPWFLPIWLTQIGLAFYLRKPFLIKTYPKHLPLPEDAVTSSIIAGLRDKLDINQCSKNELVYQLELPIVYANDIEALRNEGYIFTDPEELTDLVGIPESTVKRITPLITFTYDYKKELDLSWRRLNTHSISELVACGLDSAVAMKIVNEREQRGDYKTVIDVKRRTGLPLKFYRQIL
- a CDS encoding NINE protein, coding for MKNKWVAALLAFFLGGIGIHKFYLGNNVAGLLYFLFSWTFIPAILAIFDFIGLVLTSEEAFNRKYNWSMLPQNYSNSQPGLSADRVTQTLFELKKLYEEGVITAEEYEEKRQKLLNNL
- a CDS encoding manganese efflux pump MntP family protein, whose amino-acid sequence is MDLVSSILIAFGLSADAFAVSVSSGMTLKGVRIEDAVRIATFFGGFQAFMPVVGWWAGMGFRDAIATFDHWIAFGLLAFIGGKMIYEALHPDTDEDNVRDTRNLYTLLLLAIATSIDALAVGLGFSLLSISISLPVILIGVITFMMSFCGVFLGKKFGELFSSQVEIIGGCILILIGTKILFEHL
- a CDS encoding cation-translocating P-type ATPase; its protein translation is MVNNSEINLKIPVETIVLDVGGMKCAGCVKAVERQLTQQSGVISACVNLVTEMAAVECQVGAVNPVELADRLTATGFPTQPRPAFNPLMGDRPYTEVIKRQQQEIRATIAQLAIAALLIVLSGVGHIVHFPWLGGIWFHFGLATAALLLPGRAIVLDGWRGWWHGSPNMNTLVGLGALSAYFASTVALLYPKLGWECFFDEPVMLLGFILLGRTLEKLARHRAAASLQALLTLKPTTARLLGKSADAQTLQNPASAIEIPADRVRVGEFLQVLPGEKIPVDGEVVLGNTSVNESMLTGEAIPVAKQPGDIVTGGSLNQSGAIAFRVTRTGSDTTLAQIIRLVEQAQTRKAPVQQLADTVAGYFTYGVMTIATFTFLFWYFAGSKIWPDAIAVGHSLTHVAEMPVHPSPLLLSLKLAIAVLVIACPCALGLATPTAILVGTGVGAEQGLLIRGGDILERVKQLDTVIFDKTGTLTAGYPVVTDCILLGEVSEGAKSQEKLLQLAASAEQGTNHPLAIAILQAAEQQGLPLLDAKDFYTEPGLGISATVAGEKVLVGTAQWLQQHGITLEPVENELENESENESENESFSGKTLVYVALENQLRGCIALKDQLRPDAKETVKNLQDMGLRVVMLTGDRPETAQAIAQQLGIEENDVFAGVLPAAKAQAIGTLQTAGHIVAMVGDGINDAPALAQADIGISLHGSTDVAVETAGIVLMRNSLIDVVKSIQLSRATFNKIRQNLFWAFVYNTLGIPIAAGLLLPQWGIILSPSTAGAMMAFSSVSVVTNSLLLRRAKLLSPITTQKN